Within the Gemmatimonadota bacterium genome, the region AACGGCAAGAAAGACATGGGAGACATTCTCGCGACGCTCTCAACTGACGATGGGGATACCTGGGAGGAACCCGTGATGATCTTCGATCATCGCCAGCGTCAGGGCATAGTGCAATTTGCCTACGCGAATCCAGTCCTTTACCGCGCTCCCGGACAGGACGTAATCTGGTGCTTTGCGATGCGCTGTCCAATAGCCCAGAAGAACAGCGAAGAATCTCAACTGGTCGGTGCATTCACAGCAGATGGCGGTTATTCCTGGACACAGGTGGAAATGGCGATGCACTATGCGGGACCGCTCATCACATGCTCGAGCATCGTTACTACAGAAATCGACTCAGTACACAAGTATCTCCTGCCAGCCCACCGCAACACGCTGCAAGAAGACCCACGCGGTTCGCGTGACCACTTCGTTCTCAGCAGTACCAGCCTGCTGGAGTGGAAGCTCGAAGCATATATTCCCCAACCCACCAATGCCCGTGTTTTCCTGCATGAGGGAAATATCGCCCCGGGAGAAACATCAGAGGAATTATGGATTGTCATGCGAACTGCCGATTACGACGAAACCGATCGCACGACGGACCCTCCCAGAGCCTATTCGAGCGTGAGCCGTGACGGTGGCCGTACCTGGAGTGTCGCCAAACCCGAACCCGACCTGCACAACGCCAAGTCAAAGGCATACTTTGGTCGATCCTCAAATGGCACGCATATCTACGTTTACAGCGATGGACCTCCCCAAAGAGTAAAAGCACCGGGATTTCCCAACGGAGGTCGGACCTCTCTGCGGTACAAAACAAAAAATCCCGGAGACACCTGGAGCGAAGAGAAAACCTTCTACGATGCCGGGATTAAAAACTCTTATCCCACACTTATTGAAATTGCACCGGGTGACTTCCGCTGCGTGTGGGACAGCGGCACACCAGATACGCCGCGTACGCATATTCATTTCGGCAAGTTGCGAATTTCACCATAATTCGCGTTATAGTTTTGCCTAATAGTCCACCGCAACGCGATTCCCCGTAACAATAGATTCCTGAATAGCCATCGCGATGGCTGTTGCAATCAGTCCGTCTTCCGGTGTTGCAGCTACGGGGGCGCCACTTCGGACAGCGTTGAAAAATGCACGCATATTGTACTCCATCAGGGTCGTTCGCCCAGGCGCCTGAAACGTCTCAACTGTAGATTTATTGGCCGCCCTCAGTCCCCATTCCAGCGTATCCGGTAGCCATTGCGTGCCAGTTATGCGTGCCAGTCCGTTCTCTGTCCAAATATCCAGAAGATGTCCGCCATCAGCACAAGCAGCACCAATGCCACCACAAGTCAGCGAAGCGGAGGCCCCAGACTCAAACTCAATGACTGCTGCTGCCGCATCTGGCATTGGGCTACCTCTGAAGGATCCCCCAAATGAGAATACGGATTTGGGCTTGCCCAGTAAAAATGCCAGCGTGTCGAAAAGATGTACATAGCACTCGTTGATAAGCCCATTGTGGTTTTCCGGATCCCAGTGTTTTGATTCTGGAGGAGGACACCAGCCCACCATCAGATTGCCATTCGCCATCCACCCTTTTCCGAGGTCGCCTTTCAGGAGTTCTCGCAACCGCACCATTGCAGGCATACAACGGATCGGAAATTCGACCTGACAGGGCAAATCAAAACTGTTGCACAAGTCAACCAACTCTCTTCCACTTTTGACAGTCCCTGCCCAGGGCTTCTCGATCAGCATTGGAATGCCCCTGTTGCCAGCCGATTCGATCAGCGCTCTGCGATGTTTGGGCGTCACCGCAAGTGCGATCGCGTCCAACGATTCGCTATCCATCATCTGGTCTGCATCTTCGTAAAGCCTGAGATCATTTTCCTTCTCATAGGCTCTATAACCCCCCATACCGTCCAATCGATCAGGCATATTCTCCGCAGCTGCCACAACGTGGGCACCCTCGATTTTCTTCGCAGTTTCTACTATCCATTGACCAAGACCAAGACCAACAACACCAAGCCTGATGGGTCTCATATTGTTCTCCTTGTAAATCCGCTTCCCCTACACATCGTCGAACATGCGTCACAGACGCTTTCAGTTTCTCTGGCTGTGGCCATGTTCAAATTCCGTTTATCGCAGCTTCGGCCTGTCGAAGCTGATCCGTGACCCATCCGAAATCCGGGGTCTCACCGAGGATCATGCCCTGCATGGCTCGGTAGTCTTGTTCGATCACCTTGCGCAGTTCCGCTTGAGGAACCAGTCTCACCGATCCTGGAGCCGCTTCTTCGAACCGCTTCCAGGCCTGTCGGAACGCGACAAGGTTGTGGTTCCGAACCGCTTCCAGCAGGTCGATGTTGGCTAAGGCCGACCTGCCGACTTCCGTCGACGTGATCACCGCGACATCGTAGTAGTGACGCGAGATGCGATCCTTGTCAGTTGGCAGGCGCCCGGCGTCCCGGTATCCGCAATATGCGCCATGCAGGATCAGCAGCTTCTCCCAATAGGTGCGCTCGGGCGCGATCACGCGAATACCCTCCGCTGTGAACGACCAGTCAGGAAGCTCATCGGCGATATAGGAGGTGACCGTGCAGTGCTGGCTGGGGTCGAGTGCCGACCTCGCTCCCGCCTCAATCTTCACACGCGGGGCCACATAGGTGACGTCTCCGCTTGGAAAGAGGGTTGGGTATTCGATGAAGAGCGTTTGTCTGTCAACATCGCCCTCATCCGGAACGATCTGACAACTGGTCGGGAGCTCGTCAATCCGACCCGCCAGAGCTGTCCTCAGTGCCCCCTGAATGTATCCACTGCACGCCGCCCTGAGTTCTCCGAACAGCGCGGCCCGTTTCTTGTTCGACAGTTGGCTAGCTACGGTCGGGTCGCGCTCCCCTTCGAAGCCAAGACCGTCGCGGAACACCACGAGATCGATGTCCTCGGAAAAGCGCTTAATGAGTCCGAAGGCTTTGGACAGCGACGTTCCACCCTTGAAAAGCAGCCTCGGATGCCCCTCGGGACGCCGATTGAACAACGTGTCGAGAACCAAGCAAACCCAGAAGTCCTTCTCCACATAGCTCGGCAACGTATCAAGGCGGGCTGCCGCCGCTTCAAGAATGTCCCGCCTGTCCTGCTCCGGTAGGGCGAGAAACGATTCAAAGCCCCTGGTCATACGGCAACGGCCTGATCGCTCGCGATGCTGCGCGCCAGCGGCAATGCCCAGCCGGGAAGATCGCGGCTGTTGTGCAACAGATCGAGCTTCACATCGTCGGGAAGATGGCGACTCAGCGCCGAGACGATCTCTCCGTCCACGGCTACACGGGGGCCCAACCACCGCAGTGCCTGAACTACTGGCGCGGCGGGTCTTCCCGCCCACCGCATGACGCTTGGGCCCGCATGCCGGAACCGGACAGTTCTTCCGCCAATCTTGAGGGTCCTGGAATGGCCATCCGTCAAGTAGCTGACCTTCGCGGGCACGGCGTTGGTGAGACCCAACTGATTCGCGGCCACCAATCCATCCGGCATGATCCGCACGCCATCCCGCCGTGCCAGTGCTGTGATGGCCGCATCCAGATCGACGGGCGCAGGACGATTCAGCACATTGCTAATCCTCGGCCTGTCGTACAGGCCATGGCCCACCCGGCGCAGCCGTCCCGCCTTGACGAGACGCGACAGAGCCTGGTCAACAGCCTCGCGGCTGCCGAGGTCCAGGAAGTCCCTCGGCGTGCATACCCATCTTCCGCTATCGTGAACGGACATCCTCTGCATGATCTTGTCGGCGATTCCGGTCATTGGACTACATCCCTCACATTCAAATATTTCTTGATATTGATGTCAGAAATCTATACTATTTATCTTACTATGTCAAGGAGGATGGGATGCCTTCAGAGGGGAAGTCCGGGTCGGTCTAACGACATCCATTTAAACGCAAATAGAGGAGATAGATGATGCGGAATTATCGAGGTGATGTTACAGATGCCGGGTTGAGCAGCATCCGCAGTCATGGCGCGTGTGGCAACCGGTCATTATTCCGGGGCACAAGAGAGGCATCTCATTGTGGCCTTGGGAGCAATGGTCAACGGCAAGAAAGACATGGGAGACATTCTCGCGACGCTCTCAACCGATGATAGGGATACCTGGTAGGAACCCGTGATGATCTTCGATCAGCGTCAGGGTATAGTGCAGTTTGCCTACGCAAATCCAGTCCTCCGGTACATGGATGGAACCAGAGAGCACTTCGGGAGTTAGAGCGCATTAGCTCTGCCCCGTTTTAACTGTTCAAAATCCGATTTTTTCTTCGACCCTTTTGTATATAATTCTCCAAAATAAACTATTGACAGGTGATAAATGAGCAAAGTGATTGACCAATTCATGTGGGCTTTCCAAGATTCCTTTAGGATGTCCATTGAGTATGAAATCCAGAAGGCTCTGTCTCATATAGGCTTGCAAACACATGATAAGGCTAAAGCGTTGTTAATCGGTTTTGCCACCGAGGATGATCTCCGACATGACATTTGCATTGAACCAGAAGATGGCCCTCTTGTAGTAAATGACTTGCGCTCAATCGAGAAGAG harbors:
- a CDS encoding sialidase family protein, encoding MMQNYRGDVTDLRVVRRVEQHPQAWRVWQPVIIPGQKKRHLIVAFGAMVNGKKDMGDILATLSTDDGDTWEEPVMIFDHRQRQGIVQFAYANPVLYRAPGQDVIWCFAMRCPIAQKNSEESQLVGAFTADGGYSWTQVEMAMHYAGPLITCSSIVTTEIDSVHKYLLPAHRNTLQEDPRGSRDHFVLSSTSLLEWKLEAYIPQPTNARVFLHEGNIAPGETSEELWIVMRTADYDETDRTTDPPRAYSSVSRDGGRTWSVAKPEPDLHNAKSKAYFGRSSNGTHIYVYSDGPPQRVKAPGFPNGGRTSLRYKTKNPGDTWSEEKTFYDAGIKNSYPTLIEIAPGDFRCVWDSGTPDTPRTHIHFGKLRISP
- a CDS encoding Gfo/Idh/MocA family oxidoreductase; the protein is MRPIRLGVVGLGLGQWIVETAKKIEGAHVVAAAENMPDRLDGMGGYRAYEKENDLRLYEDADQMMDSESLDAIALAVTPKHRRALIESAGNRGIPMLIEKPWAGTVKSGRELVDLCNSFDLPCQVEFPIRCMPAMVRLRELLKGDLGKGWMANGNLMVGWCPPPESKHWDPENHNGLINECYVHLFDTLAFLLGKPKSVFSFGGSFRGSPMPDAAAAVIEFESGASASLTCGGIGAACADGGHLLDIWTENGLARITGTQWLPDTLEWGLRAANKSTVETFQAPGRTTLMEYNMRAFFNAVRSGAPVAATPEDGLIATAIAMAIQESIVTGNRVAVDY
- a CDS encoding nucleotidyl transferase AbiEii/AbiGii toxin family protein → MTRGFESFLALPEQDRRDILEAAAARLDTLPSYVEKDFWVCLVLDTLFNRRPEGHPRLLFKGGTSLSKAFGLIKRFSEDIDLVVFRDGLGFEGERDPTVASQLSNKKRAALFGELRAACSGYIQGALRTALAGRIDELPTSCQIVPDEGDVDRQTLFIEYPTLFPSGDVTYVAPRVKIEAGARSALDPSQHCTVTSYIADELPDWSFTAEGIRVIAPERTYWEKLLILHGAYCGYRDAGRLPTDKDRISRHYYDVAVITSTEVGRSALANIDLLEAVRNHNLVAFRQAWKRFEEAAPGSVRLVPQAELRKVIEQDYRAMQGMILGETPDFGWVTDQLRQAEAAINGI
- a CDS encoding DUF6088 family protein, producing the protein MTGIADKIMQRMSVHDSGRWVCTPRDFLDLGSREAVDQALSRLVKAGRLRRVGHGLYDRPRISNVLNRPAPVDLDAAITALARRDGVRIMPDGLVAANQLGLTNAVPAKVSYLTDGHSRTLKIGGRTVRFRHAGPSVMRWAGRPAAPVVQALRWLGPRVAVDGEIVSALSRHLPDDVKLDLLHNSRDLPGWALPLARSIASDQAVAV